The genomic window TAATAGTTAAAAGACTATTGGtaatagattattattttatttcgtttGAAAATTgatacatattaattataatttttgaaaatttctttgtacacatatttattatatataaataaatctttaaagtcacttaatattttcttttcagttatataaaattaataattttaatttattaatatttagttatatactttatgttttcaatcttatatttaaaaaaaatcagataacaatacaacatacatataagaactatatctatattttaaaatatttttagattttggataaatcttaatattattaattttaatcaattatttaatcaaataaattaattttcgtttttgtttttagcttaattatatattttatttattaaggctagtatcgatattaacagatccgttgcgaaaaatcaatTCGCgaataataatagtatagatgtgtGTTAACAAGCATTGGcaccctattttttttttttcttttttttggctaTGAAAACCTATCGGGTATAATTTTGGTCCGGTTTAGCAAAACCGGGAACCTAAACCGTTGCGTTTAAAGATCTAacctgaagaagaagcagagggTTTTAGTTAGTTTCCGTGAAGAGGGTTTTGATGGCGCGTCGCAAATCAAACGCGCCGCCGAAAGCAACACGACAGCCGAGCAAGCAACCATCTTCCGGCGCCGAGAGATCAGCTCTATACGCCAGAAGGGAAGCCGCCAAAATCCTCCACACCGTTCTCCGAGGCGACGCCGAGCGCCGAGCCGTGGCTTCGATAAAGTCGCTCGTCTTCAGCCCTTCCGTGCGCAACAAACGCGGCACGTTCGCTCTCGTCTGCGAGACGCTAAAGCGTACGTCCTTTCTCCTCTTTAGCCAATAATACCCAAACAGTTAAAAatcgatttttctttttgaaagcTTATTTCTTGTATTATATGAACTATATGCAGATCTTGATGTGATTAAGGATGTTCTTGAAATTGCTAACGTGTTGAATAGCAAATGGAAGGTAATGTGATCATCGTAATTGCTATTAATGTAAAAATCGATGCTTTAATTTACACTTATTGAATTCTAAAtcgtttatttttaataaccaaAACGATTTTTCTTAAAAGCCTGTTTATTCTTTTCAAATCAGTTCAAATCGgtttaaaagtatttaatttgGTCTAAATTTGTTTAATCAACCAATAATATTAGTGGAAATCCATGAATTCGATTAACTTCTTttttgtatatctaattttttgaaaactatcAAAACAATTTTAGAATTTGACACGAagctaaaatatttaatataaatgtgatatacataattatattaatatttattaataattcgACTATTTGCTAGTCCTCTTTGGATATTTTTGAACATTGCCCTCAATGCttagttttgttctttttgtttgCAGAGGCAAGAGCCATTGGTCTACATTATCTGCTATGATATCCTTTTCGGCAAGGTAATAGCTTTTTGGCAGCTTCTCCAGCTATGTTTTTTGGTTGGTTTTCTCAAGGGAGCTTCTTTGATTGTCAGGAGACTCCATCGATTGGTGATGCTGAGAAGTTTCTTGTGCGCCGTAAAGATGCTCTACTGTCAGGTCTAGCCACGCTTCTTGTGAGGAAGAATGTTAAAAACgttgaagagttgttggatcTTTCTCAGCTCAATGGTATTATTATGATACACTAGGCATTAAGCGTGTTATCTGTTGTTGTCTTTGtctatataaatattgattttaagttttttttgatACAGGTCATATAAAGCCACGTTATGTTCGTGTAAATACACTTAAGATGGATGTAGATTCAGCAGTGAAGGAGCTGGAGAAACTGTATAAGGTACGTACTAGTGTTATATGTCTGTTTGTTTAGTTCTCACTTCTCACAGGATGAGTTCTTACACAATAAGGAAGTTATTTGATTCAGTGATTGTGGGAAGGAGCTcacactttctttttttttttttaaatatgagaTAGGTGCAGAAGGATGAGACAGTTCCTGACTTGTTAGTGATGCCACCTGGCAGTGATTTGCATGCTCATCCTTTGGTTATGAATGGGCGTATATTTTTGCAGGTAGAATAGTGAAAGATCTTTGTAAATTCTGTTTAAcatatagtttataattttgCTGCTTGGGATGATAGGGAAAGGGAAGTTCAATGGTAGCAGCAGCACTGCAGCCACAAGCAGGTTGGGAGGTAGGCCCATATTTTCTGTTTGGTGGTTGTCAATAGACTTGTTGTATCTTACCATATGCTAAATTGAACCTTGTTTTGTGAAGGTTATTGATGCCTGTTCAGCTCCAGGTAACAAAACCGTTCATCTTTCTGCTCTTATGAAAGGACAAGGAAAAATCATAGCGTGTGAGCTAAATGAAGAACGTGTAAAGCGCTTGGAACAGACTATTAAGCTATCTGGTGCTACCAGTATCCTTCTTTTAGCATATACCCTTTTAGCTAAATGAGTTATGTTCCAAATGAGTGTTGCATGAAATTAAACACCAAATTTGATTGGATAAAGGCTTCTCAAGCCATGTCTGTCCATGATTGCTTTGCTTAACCACAAGCTGTAGATATTGAAGTCTTTCATGGTGATTTTCTGAGCCTAAATCCGGAAGATCCTTCTTTTGCAAAGGTAAAGCATTACTTAGTCTGAATCAAATGAACAATAGTAACCATCTGATGTTATTATCTAGAGTCCCTGTAGCATAAGCAGATGTAGTCATTTGAACCAAATGCATATGCGTGTGGCTGATTTATCGCAGGTTCGGGCTATATTGTTGGATCCATCTTGCTCTGGCTCTGGAACCATTACAGATCGTCTGGACCATCTCCTTCCTTCTCATTCAGCAGGTTTCAACTGACTCTTCTTTGTGTTTGTTATATTACACAATGACTGAACTCTTTTAAGACACTTTTCCCATGTAGATAACAAGAACTATGACTCCATAAGACTGCACAAGCTCGCTGTTTTCCAGAAGAAGGCTCTTGCCCATGCACTCTCCTGTGAGCTTACGTACTTGTTTCTCCAGTGTTAACTTTTTCTATTAGTAGTTTAGTACTCATCCTATGCCTATACACTTGTAGTTCCACAGGTTGAGAGAGTAGTATACAGCACATGCTCCATCCACCAGATAGAAAACGAAGATGTGGTCTCATCTGTCTTACCTCTGGCTTCATCCCTCGGCTTCGAACTTGCTACTCCTTTTCCTAACTGGCAGCGTCGTGGTCTCCCTGTATTCGCAGGATGTAAGTATCATCGCCCTTTCAACTCACCATGAttgtctctctgttttttttttctaacaagTTGATCATGTTGGTTTGCAGCTGAACATTTACTCAGGATGGATCCTGTGGAGGACAAAGAAGGGTTCTTCATCGCTTTGTTCACCAAGACAACAAACAAACTTGATAACCCAAAACCGTATGAGCTTCCTGAAGGAGAGTGTCGACGAAGACGCAAACAGTTTTATCCTTTTCTTTGGCCCAAAGTGTTCTTCAGAGCTTGGAATGGTAGGTTGCACGGGTCCAGGAGGTAAACTCCATATTAAGTCCCATCTCAGAAGACCAAGTACCTTTCTTCAAAGAATGAGGAACTTTTTTTGTAAACGAAACATCATTTTTATATAGTAGTCTCTCTTTTGAAACACTTCATTCGCCTCTTTCTTAGCTCACTGTGATCTTCATTTACTATTGAGGCCAACCTTTTAAGTCGCTTTTGAGCATGTTGTATACAAAGTTCATGTTGATTGGTACCTTGATTGGTTCAAGTAAAAGGTTGGCTGAAAAATTAGTTAATGTGCTTTGatgagagaggagagaagagcaACATCATTTTCGTCTCAGGTACATATGCCTAAGGACATAAACTGGCCAATGATTGATAAATCAAGGTTTTTCCTTCCTCTGTGCTGCTCTCTTCTCTGGTGTATCCACCTCTCTTTACCCTATGATAGTTCCTCAAAACAAGGCAACAAGTTTCTCTGGCTGAAACTGAGTCCACAAGTCTTTAACAAGGCTTTGGGACATCTTGAAGTGCCTAGCCACAATTCTTAGTCTGAGTTTCTCAGTTTCCTTTGTTAAGGTGAAGAAACGTGATAAGAGAATCTAACAGGATATTTtgatttgagtttaaagatgtcTTCTTCTCTAATAGACAGAACATTATAACAGAGAGCAAGGATCAAACCACCTCCCATTTGTAACAATGATAACTAAAATGTCATCCTAAGAAGAGGTTAACTTGCACCTAAGATAACCAAATCACATGAGGTCTTAaatcaacaaataaaaatctaaaccaaaaaCAGTTAGGCTGTTCATCATATATAAAGCAAATACACAGACTGAAATTTTCAGGACCGACCCCTCTTGTTGTTGCTGCAAGATGGGCACTTGTACTGCTTGATGTGCTCAGCTCTGGCTGGTGTTATCTTCACACACTTCCCATGGAACCAGCTCTCACAGAGGTCACAGCAGATCCAGAACTCATTTTCTGCATAGTTCTCACCACATGCCCCACACTCTGTTTCACCTTGctcatcatcatcctcctcctcttcctcttcctctttggGCTCTGCCTTTGAGTACTTAGGCCGAGGTTCTGATCCTCCTCGCTGTAAAAAGGATATATGTTTTAGTTAGATGGACAAGAAACATAAGTGTTCATGTCTTAAAAAGAACACTTTACCTTGGAGTTTGATTTGGATCTGTTGCTGCTATTGTTGGAAACAGAGGATTTCTCCTTTGATTGTTTCTTAGCAGTACCAGTCACAACCTCAAAGACTGATGGTAGCTCATTCATCATATTGAAAAGGCGTTTCCTGCAACAAAAAGGTGGGACCAACAACATCAAATCACAGAGAGCTTCACAAACCTTGAACCTTAGcagcatatacatatataccaCAACAAGAACAACATATAGACTCAAGAGGGAGAAACATACATACCTATCAGCTTTGTCaaacccaaacctggatccgaAAAAGAAAGCAACTGCAAGAAGCCATGCATCACTGTGGACAGCAACAAGGGACAGCCAATCCTTCTCCACCATCCCGTTCCGGGCAAAGTTGATACCCAAAACAGGCTCTGGGATCTCCGGGGGAACCTCTTCAGCCGGTAAATTCACTTCCCATTGCTCATTAGGGAGCCCATAAAGGCACAAGTTCTCCTTCTCTattaaaatcacaaaaccaaaaaataaggACAAGCTGTAAGTAAGCCACAAACTAAATCCCTTACAAGAtcacaaaaacacacaaagacaAATGACATAAAAACAAAGAGCACAATGAGCCTCTGACTAAAACATCTGAAAAGAACAGAGATTCACCAAATACAGCTAGGTGAGGAAAGCAACATAAACAGTGATTTTAACCACACAGTCAAGCTGATAAGACTCCAGAGACTCTGAATTTAAACAGTGATTTTAACCACACAGTCAAGCTGATAAGACTCCAGAGACTCTGAATTTTTGTGAGGAAAACACAATCatcaattaaaatcaaaagaaatgaTCAACACACAGAGAAACAAGAGCACTTTTAAGTCTCTCCTCCCCTGTCTCTATACTATTCAAACACCTCTATTACAAGCACAATGCTGAGCCCCCAAGACAACCTAAATCATGAAAATCACAGAAAGGAacaaacttttttgtttttcactTTAGCCAAgtcaaataaaaatcaacactttaccaaacaaaaaaaaaacagagaaggaACTTATCAAACCCCTAATGGCATaacctcaaaaaaaaatcacaacaaAGACAATTCAatacttaagaaaaaaaaacagtgactTTCATCACCGGagatcaaaatctataaacggAACACTCACCGGGATCACAAAGTCGGCGGAAGTCATGAACATCTGCcagaaaccaaaccaaaaaaaaataaaaaaaattgattataaacaataggagaaaaaaaaacaaaaacaaagggGAAAGTAAAGTGTTGATGGAAaccaaatattttgtttttaccaGTGGTTAAAGCCTTAATCATGCCATTCCTACGACCCTTAAAGTCTCTGAAAACTTCCTCCACCGTGCGTGGGTTATACGCGCCACCTCCGTCCATAATTCTTACAGaacagaacagaagaagaagacagaagACAGAAGACAGAAGCCTTTGACTTGGCCTTGAGAAAATTGTGTGCGAGAAAGAGAACGATAAAGCGTTATTTAATAAGATGAGGAGGAGTCCGCAGGTGAGGAGAAGTAATCAGATGTGGAAGGGATCACGATGAGGTTACACTACGGACCGCTTACATGTTGACGCGTGtctgttttgatttgttttaagTCATTAGCTGACAGCCGGCGATGTCTCCGATACCTCCTGGTTATGTTTTTTGTGATTAGAAAGAGTTTGTCCTACTAAAGCTTCTTCATAGAACACATTTGTTACTTAGTTGCTGTGTTCTATGAAAAAGACTAAAAAAGttgttaaaactaaaaatagcTTGCCAACATTGTATAGTATTGTAGAGGCAGTGTTTGAGATTGGATCAATCAATGTTAGTTTTCAACCAGTTTTTTTATAGTAAtgtgttttgtgtgttttatctTTTGTGTTTGGGATTTTATTGGATTATCGGAATCTCATGTTCTTTCGCgccaatttttcttttctggtaGTCATAACGGTTTTTCAAAAGAGTAGCTAAcggaaaattttaaatttatatagagTTTGCAcgccaaaaaaatatttgttaatggaacaatattttgtttttagtaaTCATAACGGTTTTTAATATTTGGtaactttctttctttcttctcaaAAGAGTAGTTAACGGATAGTTTTaaagtcaaatattttttttgcgcCAAATTTTATTCCTGACGGAACAACATTTTTGGTAATAATAACGGTTTTTAATATTTGGtaactttctttctttcttctttctttcttttcacaaaagtagttaactaaaaattttaaatttatttatttttcgtggcaaattttatttgttgacggaaaaatatgttatattgcAGTTTTCGGTATTTTCCAACAAAGTACTATGTAACAAATTACGCGGGGTAATGTAGTATTAGAAAGATATCTTCGACCATCTAGTATTTTGTTCTTCACTAATGAAAATTTCTGagaaagttttataaaaattatatgttcatTTTGCGCCTATAAGAtatctgaataacatatttaaccGTTAAATTAGTCTATATTAACATATCATGtccataaaattaattattttcaaaaatactgtGACTtttctatttcaaaatataaaaatctctTCATATTGctcataaaaattataatggaTGTCAATTAGCTGATTAAATTTTGACATgcattcaatatttattttttctcttacttctaaacaaaatataaaatttagttagcagatcttgagtttttttctttcattcttattttactttgtttttatctaattttaaatatatttaaatgtttttttcaaaactgaAACAAATCTCACTTATCAATTCATTTGTTGACAAGTGTTAGCTATTCAAATTTATGttacttaaataaatataaatttccttaaaaatgaatataactTTCCTTTGGTcaaattgtttctttttaattaaaattttggtgaaatttaaaaacttttgttttttgtccTTTTCCTATATAAAAGCAcaagtatttatttcatattaCTGAAAGAAAATCTCATTTACCATACttagatttaaataaatatcttaaataaatatgataaatttatgattttgtcACAAAAGTATTGGAATCGTTTTATAAGGAACCAAATCAATTTAATAGTTATTCCAAGACATGATATTTATCCCCTTATACACAAGATAAAACAATAGTTAAAAATGGGATAAATATCCTCAAgatttaatttcatttatcAAATCTTGATTTTccaatattttagattaataaattttaaaataataattagaattCATGACTAATGGCGTTCGTAGAACCAAACCACATTTCCTGTTTTTTTCCCTCAAATTATATAGGCAAGTTGGGTTTTAGGGCTTTCTCTGATTAAGTAATTTGCATTTTGTAGTGTCAAAGCCCATTACTGGCGTACCAACCAATCATCTCAAAGAACCCATCCCATCAAATAGCTTTTGTTAATTGTTTTCTGAGTGGCCATGTCACGTCGAAATATATTTGATCCCAATGTGCCAATTTGGTATACTAAATGATAGTAAAGGAATCATGACAAAGTCAGAAGGTTGTTATTATTTCTCTCCATCAAAAGCAGAGAGCTTTATGTTCTCCTTCAATGTAAGGCAGATTTTCGACAGTCCTTTGCCTTGTGATCCAAGTGCTAGCCCGATCAGGTAAACTATGGTCGACCCTCTTCTTTTCCACTCTTTTTGCAAGGAGACATAATTTCtctgataaataaataaattaattatgcaATCTCCAGGCACTGTATTagcgagttttttttttgaattatacagaggtatcctggtcCCACTGAaatggtccagactagtcacgtgttgccacttGTCAGTtctctgtccctggcgatgccgaaatgttaattccccagtggccgagattcgaacccaggtggcgaAACTCACAACTGTAAACTCTTTACCAACTGAACTAGAAGCCTCGGTTATATATTATGCAATCTCCGGGCACTGTATTAGCGAGTTTGCTAAACCCGTAACATGAGGGTTGTGCATAGAGGATACACATCTAAGTATCTAACTTAGATTATTTAGAGATGTAGATGGATTTTGCTCCGCTTTTAATCCGTCTCCATTCGTTGTTTCTGAAGACATGTCGTTGACAAAGGTTAGTACAAGCAACGCCTTGACCGACGGTGCATGCACGTCCGCTTCTAAACGATCTTTTAGGCTAGAAACTCAGTTTTGAAGACGTTGGTTAGTAAGATCTTTACTCGGGCCAATTTTTTGTCCATACCACGAAACGATATGCTTTTTCCCCGTGTCGAGTTTGAAGAGCCTTTGCCCCAGAACCAGCCTGAATGATATATGATCATTTCTTGAGATGAGAGTTGTGTCGTGCGTTAACAGTCTCATTGGCTGTTAACAGAGGATAGCAAGATGATATATAGCGAGTCACATTGTTGTAATTGTGCAATCTTTAGTCATTCCTTGGCATTTGTAAGATAATCGAGCTGTTGACATATTACCTGActaagttaaaaaaaactaagaaataataattttttaaaaaaatctatctgCTGAGGTTTTTAAGCTCACGGTGATCTGATCTACACACACTGTAGTTATAGTTAAGACTGAATGTCACTAATCAGCAACCTGGCTTGATCAGACTATTCAAAAAATGGtaagaaataataatttaggAAACCAAAGATTATACAAAAGTTGAACGGAGGAGATATCAATGTGGGTTTTCTAAAAAATGAAAGCCATATCCATATCTATTGTGTCATAGTAGCCAAGGATAGAAAATATATTCAACTTTATAATATAGTTCTTTGATTATGACATTGGAACCTCTGGAACAGTTCTTTTCTTTCAATATTATTTGTTCCTTTTGTGCGTTACTTATAAATCAAGAAACTGAATCCAGCTTATAATTAGGTGTTTAGAGATGTTGCTATTGGAGTAAGTGCAACCAAACAAACACTGAGATTTAAGTCACTTGTAGAAACATCGTTAAGTGATCACACCAAACCTTACAAGAAAACAGTTAAGAGTATTCTTAAATCACATTTTAATTTGAACGAAAGAAAGATTCACTTATCTTCCGAACGACTGGATGAATCcttataactttataataattGGAGACAGTCTTAATTCTCTACATTTTCCCAGTGGACGGAGGCGTTTGGATTGAACGTGGGAGTCTTTTTGTCTCTATAAAACTTGATTAATGAGAGACTTACGGAAACAGgtattttatggttttgttttttatggAGAGACACATTATGAATTTGAGACACTTTATCCCAACagctatttttttttaccatttctGCCCCTGAGTAGCGTAAGTGTATTGTTCTCTCATTGTTCTCCCTCTCGTTGCCTTAGTAAATAATGGTTATGTTTTTTCCCGGTTTGTAACTAGGTGCAATTAATGTTAAAGTAAGTAAATAACTTTGGTTGTTTTAtgagatttcttattttattggGTACAGAGACAAGCTGAGTTGTGGTTGGACATAAACGCTATGAACAACAATTATATGGATAGCCCATTTGTAGACGCCGTATATGTGGACAAAGAAATTGgcggagaagagaagagaaacagAGCCACTTCCACCCCTCTGAAGTAATTACCTCCGTAGATCAGAGACAAAACAGAGCAAAATAATTGTTATTGTCAGATAGGATTGTTAGAATTAGAAAATCAAGAAGAGTTTAGTAGAGAAGATTAGTAATTTGTGTaagacttaagagaaagagagaaacatggcGAGTGAGGAGTTGAGAGAATAATGGAAATGATTCActtgattgatttgtttatgggagcaacccatatatagagacttacaagtacaatgtcgacagaagggaaataataaacaagtagaaccctagacaatgaataaacaatagagaaagaagacaaggctgaTCTGCGCACACTGATCCGGGATAGCGACAGgtcctcaacgtctctcttgactTTGAACCTTAACCAACCCATGTGATCCGATCCCCTAACGTTCCTATTGCTTCTGATAGCATAAGGTATCTTCCTTTAATCATACTAGGCGAGATACACTTCAagtcttgccttgcacttcacacTAGGTTGCATGTTGCATGAACAGACTTGTCTCTCAAGTTACTTCCTCCTTTACTTAGTTTAAACTCGCCTGGTtccctcttgttcttcatcacttcatcaacacttattgcttcatctcaacactccccctcaagcttgaccatatggaacaagtcaagcttggaagccatgaagcattccctcattaaaaccttgatatgcaaaacccagtgggacaaaaaacatatcaaggaaaaagagtagaacacctcatggctaaggggatcagtgtgatgaaagatccacgagtcccAACTTAGAAtgtatgaactcgcaaaccttagtactagcagccttggtgaagatgtcagccaactgatcttcactccttgtgtagcatggcaagattatcctttgctctacagcctgccttactttatggcaatccacctcaatgtgtttagtcctctcatggaacacattgttggatgctatatgtattgcagcttgattgtcacagtgcatggtgattggggATGAAgtctctatgcccaagtcttTAAGCAGATTCCTGATCCAGATCAGCTCACTAgttagcttcctcattgccctgtattcagcttcagcacttgaacatgacacaaccttttgcttcttgctcttccaagtcactaagttgcctccaatgaaggtgcagtagcctgtagttgatctcctatccactctatctcctgcccaatcagcatcacaatagcctactatctcagtactcttgttgcatcccatccagaccCCCTgacctggtgcctctcttaggtaccttagtatcctctccaccatgttccaatggtgcatctttggagcttgcatgtgttggcttacttggttgactgcaaagcaaaCGTCTGGTCTGGTTATAGTGATGTAGATgagcttcccaaccattcttctatagtgcttgacatcagtgtatggttgattctcaatctccccctcacgcatcactttataTCCATCCtcaagtggagtctttgcagctcttcctcctagatcaccagcctccttTAGCAAATCtaaagcatacttcctttgagataagaacaatccctccttggatcggcatatttcaatgcctagaaaatattttagctctcccaaatccttgatatcaaaggatgccttgagatatgccttggttgcaagtatcccctctttgtcactgccagtgatgatgatatcgtccacatacactaggatcacaatgattccctgcttgctggtgagtgtgaacaaggtgtgatcagcttctgacttcacaaagcctctcccattaagtgtggtgcttagtttgtgataccaggctcttggtgattgcttcagaccatagatagctttcttcaatctgagaacattgcctggcttcactaagtgttcaagaccaggaggtggcttcatgtaaacttcatcttccaactctccttgtaagaatgcattcttcacatccatttgccatagatcccactccaagttgactgctaaggagaggactatccttatggtgtgtagtttTGCAACAGGCGCAAATGtatcaaggtaatcctctccataggtttgagtgaagcctcttgctaccaaccttgtcttacgcctctccacagtaccatcagcattgtatttgatggtaaatatccaccgactagtcacagctctcttgccctttggtagttctgcctca from Raphanus sativus cultivar WK10039 unplaced genomic scaffold, ASM80110v3 Scaffold0239, whole genome shotgun sequence includes these protein-coding regions:
- the LOC130501639 gene encoding 25S rRNA (cytosine-C(5))-methyltransferase NSUN5-like; amino-acid sequence: MARRKSNAPPKATRQPSKQPSSGAERSALYARREAAKILHTVLRGDAERRAVASIKSLVFSPSVRNKRGTFALVCETLKHLDVIKDVLEIANVLNSKWKRQEPLVYIICYDILFGKETPSIGDAEKFLVRRKDALLSGLATLLVRKNVKNVEELLDLSQLNGHIKPRYVRVNTLKMDVDSAVKELEKLYKVQKDETVPDLLVMPPGSDLHAHPLVMNGRIFLQGKGSSMVAAALQPQAGWEVIDACSAPGNKTVHLSALMKGQGKIIACELNEERVKRLEQTIKLSGATNIEVFHGDFLSLNPEDPSFAKVRAILLDPSCSGSGTITDRLDHLLPSHSADNKNYDSIRLHKLAVFQKKALAHALSFPQVERVVYSTCSIHQIENEDVVSSVLPLASSLGFELATPFPNWQRRGLPVFAGSEHLLRMDPVEDKEGFFIALFTKTTNKLDNPKPYELPEGECRRRRKQFYPFLWPKVFFRAWNGRLHGSRR
- the LOC108806329 gene encoding PHD finger protein ALFIN-LIKE 4, translated to MDGGGAYNPRTVEEVFRDFKGRRNGMIKALTTDVHDFRRLCDPEKENLCLYGLPNEQWEVNLPAEEVPPEIPEPVLGINFARNGMVEKDWLSLVAVHSDAWLLAVAFFFGSRFGFDKADRKRLFNMMNELPSVFEVVTGTAKKQSKEKSSVSNNSSNRSKSNSKRGGSEPRPKYSKAEPKEEEEEEEDDDEQGETECGACGENYAENEFWICCDLCESWFHGKCVKITPARAEHIKQYKCPSCSNNKRGRS